From Pseudomonas sp. LS1212, the proteins below share one genomic window:
- a CDS encoding sigma-54 dependent transcriptional regulator — protein sequence MLNTVIVVDDEASIRSAVEQWLSLSGFEVQLFSRAEDCLAQLPRHFPGVVISDVRMPGMDGLELLQKLQHDDPDLPVILLTGHGDVPMAVEAMRIGAYDFLEKPFSPESLLSSLRRALEKRRLILENRSLHEQADIKAKLDATLLGVSPSLQTLRRQVQELAPLPVNVLIRGETGSGKERVARCLHDFGPRADKPFVALNCAAIPEQLFEAELFGHESGAFTGAQGKRIGKLEYADGGTVFLDEIESMPLAQQAKLLRVLQEKKLERLGANQSISVDLRIIAATKPDLLELARVGRFREDLAYRLNVAELRLPPLRERREDIAQLFEHFARSAAERLGRSAPPLSGAQLGHLLSHDWPGNVRELANAAERHALGLGEPAPELAEVGHSLAAQQEAFEAQCLRSALSRHNGDIKAVLNELQLPRRTLNEKMQRHGLLREDFLKDA from the coding sequence ATGTTGAACACCGTAATAGTCGTCGATGATGAAGCCAGTATCCGCAGCGCCGTGGAGCAATGGCTGAGCCTGTCGGGTTTCGAGGTGCAATTGTTCAGCCGCGCCGAAGATTGCCTGGCGCAGTTGCCCCGGCATTTTCCCGGTGTGGTTATCAGCGATGTACGCATGCCCGGCATGGACGGGCTGGAGCTGCTGCAAAAACTGCAGCACGATGACCCCGACCTGCCAGTCATCCTGCTCACCGGCCATGGCGACGTGCCAATGGCCGTGGAGGCCATGCGCATCGGCGCCTATGACTTTCTCGAGAAGCCCTTCAGCCCGGAAAGCCTGCTGAGCAGCCTGCGCCGCGCCCTGGAAAAGCGCCGGCTGATCCTGGAAAACCGAAGCTTGCATGAGCAGGCCGATATCAAGGCCAAGCTCGATGCGACCTTGCTCGGCGTCTCGCCAAGCCTGCAAACCTTGCGCCGTCAGGTACAAGAGCTGGCGCCGCTGCCGGTCAATGTGCTGATTCGTGGTGAAACCGGCAGCGGCAAGGAACGGGTCGCCCGTTGCCTGCATGATTTCGGCCCGCGCGCCGACAAGCCATTCGTTGCGCTCAATTGCGCGGCCATTCCGGAGCAATTGTTCGAGGCCGAGTTGTTCGGCCATGAAAGCGGCGCCTTCACCGGTGCCCAGGGCAAACGCATCGGCAAGCTGGAATACGCCGATGGCGGCACTGTGTTTCTCGATGAGATCGAAAGTATGCCACTGGCCCAGCAAGCCAAGTTGCTGCGCGTGCTGCAGGAAAAGAAGCTCGAACGCCTGGGCGCCAACCAGAGCATTTCGGTCGACTTGCGGATCATCGCCGCAACCAAGCCCGACCTGCTGGAACTGGCCCGTGTCGGGCGGTTTCGCGAAGACCTGGCCTATCGCCTGAACGTTGCCGAATTGCGCCTGCCACCCCTGCGTGAACGGCGCGAAGACATCGCCCAGTTGTTCGAGCACTTTGCCCGCAGCGCCGCCGAGCGCCTGGGTCGCAGCGCCCCGCCGCTCAGTGGCGCGCAGTTGGGGCACCTGCTCAGTCACGACTGGCCGGGCAATGTTCGTGAACTGGCCAATGCCGCCGAGCGCCATGCGCTGGGCCTGGGCGAACCTGCGCCGGAACTGGCCGAAGTCGGCCATTCCCTGGCGGCCCAGCAGGAAGCCTTCGAGGCCCAATGCCTGCGCTCGGCGCTGAGCCGGCACAACGGCGACATCAAGGCGGTGCTCAATGAACTGCAGTTGCCCAGGCGCACCCTGAACGAAAAGATGCAACGCCATGGCTTGTTGCGCGAAGACTTCCTGAAAGACGCCTGA
- a CDS encoding MFS transporter: MDNSTTLPAGAAATPAVERTTSSRLKSIFSGSVGNMVEWYDWYVYAAFSLYFAKVFFPKGDTTAQLLNTAAIFAVGFLMRPIGGWLMGLYADRKGRKAALMVSVLMMCFGSLIIALTPGYETIGVGAPIMLVLARLLQGLSVGGEYGTSATYLSEMATKERRGFFSSFQYVTLISGQLIALGVLIVLQQTLTTEQLHSWGWRIPFAIGALCAVVALYLRRGMEETESFTKKKEKPKESLMRTLMRHPKELMTVVGLTMGGTLAFYTYTTYMQKYLVNTVGMSISDSTTISAATLFLFMCLQPVIGTLSDKIGRRPILIAFGVLGTICTVPILTTLHTIETWWGAFFLIMAALIIVSGYTSINAVVKAELFPTEIRALGVGLPYALTVSIFGGTAEYIALWFKSIGMETGYYWYVTACIACSLLVYVFMKDTQKHSRIETD, translated from the coding sequence ATGGATAACTCCACTACCCTGCCTGCCGGGGCGGCGGCTACACCTGCCGTTGAAAGAACCACATCGAGTCGACTCAAATCGATTTTCAGCGGTTCAGTCGGCAACATGGTCGAATGGTACGACTGGTACGTCTACGCAGCATTCTCCCTTTACTTCGCCAAAGTCTTCTTCCCCAAAGGCGACACCACCGCGCAGTTGCTCAATACCGCCGCGATTTTCGCCGTGGGTTTCCTGATGCGCCCGATCGGTGGCTGGCTGATGGGCCTGTACGCCGACCGCAAGGGGCGCAAGGCCGCGCTGATGGTCTCGGTACTGATGATGTGCTTCGGCTCGTTGATCATCGCCCTGACTCCGGGCTATGAAACCATTGGCGTCGGCGCACCGATCATGCTGGTCCTGGCCCGCTTGCTCCAGGGCTTGTCGGTAGGCGGCGAATACGGCACCTCGGCCACCTACCTCAGCGAGATGGCAACCAAGGAACGCCGCGGCTTCTTCTCCAGTTTCCAGTACGTGACGCTGATCTCCGGCCAGCTCATCGCCCTGGGCGTGTTGATCGTCCTGCAACAGACCCTGACCACCGAACAGCTGCATTCCTGGGGCTGGCGTATCCCGTTCGCCATCGGCGCACTGTGTGCCGTGGTCGCGCTGTACCTGCGTCGCGGCATGGAAGAAACCGAGTCCTTTACCAAGAAAAAGGAAAAGCCCAAAGAGAGCCTGATGCGCACCCTGATGCGTCATCCCAAGGAACTGATGACCGTGGTCGGCCTGACCATGGGCGGCACCCTGGCCTTCTACACCTACACCACCTATATGCAGAAGTACCTGGTGAACACGGTCGGCATGAGCATTTCCGACTCCACCACCATTTCGGCGGCCACCCTGTTCCTGTTCATGTGCCTGCAACCGGTCATCGGCACGCTTTCGGACAAGATCGGCCGGCGTCCGATCCTGATCGCCTTCGGCGTGCTCGGCACGATTTGCACCGTACCGATCCTGACTACCCTGCACACTATCGAAACCTGGTGGGGCGCGTTCTTCCTGATCATGGCCGCGCTGATCATCGTCAGCGGTTACACCTCGATCAACGCGGTGGTCAAGGCCGAGCTGTTCCCCACCGAAATCCGCGCACTGGGTGTCGGCCTGCCCTATGCACTGACCGTGTCGATCTTCGGCGGTACCGCTGAATACATCGCACTGTGGTTCAAGAGCATCGGCATGGAGACCGGTTACTACTGGTACGTCACTGCCTGCATCGCCTGTTCGCTGCTGGTGTATGTGTTCATGAAAGACACCCAGAAGCATTCGCGGATCGAGACTGACTGA
- a CDS encoding flavin reductase family protein, with product MAEDKYYYEPAQGHGLPHDPFNAIVGPRPIGWISSHDGEGRLNLAPYSFFNAFNYIPPIIGFSSVGRKDSLNNIEQTGEFVWNLATRPLADAMNQSCAAVAPDVDEFALSGLTAVPSRVTSVPRVLESPVSFECKVTQIIQLQRADQEKVPSWLVLGEVVAVHIARSLLKDGIYDTAAAEPILRGGGPADYFQLGELFKMTRPHVSK from the coding sequence ATGGCTGAGGATAAGTACTACTACGAACCTGCGCAGGGCCATGGCTTGCCCCATGACCCGTTCAACGCGATCGTCGGTCCGCGGCCCATTGGCTGGATCTCCTCGCACGACGGCGAAGGCCGCCTGAACCTGGCGCCCTACAGTTTCTTCAATGCGTTCAATTACATTCCACCGATCATTGGTTTCTCCAGTGTCGGCCGCAAGGACAGCCTGAACAACATCGAACAAACCGGCGAGTTCGTCTGGAACCTGGCAACCCGTCCGCTGGCCGATGCCATGAACCAGAGCTGCGCAGCCGTGGCCCCGGATGTCGACGAGTTCGCCCTCAGTGGCCTGACGGCCGTACCCTCAAGGGTTACCTCGGTACCCCGGGTGCTGGAAAGCCCGGTCTCGTTCGAGTGCAAGGTGACGCAGATCATTCAGCTGCAACGCGCCGACCAGGAGAAGGTACCGAGCTGGCTGGTGCTCGGCGAAGTGGTTGCGGTGCATATCGCCAGATCGCTGCTCAAGGACGGTATCTACGATACGGCTGCCGCCGAGCCGATCCTGCGTGGCGGTGGCCCGGCCGACTATTTCCAGTTGGGCGAGTTGTTCAAGATGACGCGCCCGCACGTGAGTAAATAA
- a CDS encoding ABC transporter ATP-binding protein, with protein MTGLILENVEKHYGSACAVTDVNLHLPEGKLVCFLGPSGCGKTTLLRMIAGLETLSDGEIRLDGEDIGNTPAHERNFGMVFQSLALFPHMTVGENIAYPLKLRGVSKADQKARVTELLQMIQLQQMVDRPVAKLSGGQRQRVAIARAIASHPKILLLDEPLSALDAKLRESMQVEIRQLQQRLNITTILVTHDQREAMTMADIVVVLGNHRVQQVGTPIEIYRNPANEFVADFIGTGNIFPATALGNGRVSLPGGDALEVPICSSIQAGSRIKMLVRPEDLQLSSAQASAGNRLLGTVTFVRDIGATIETTIDCSGVSLTALSTPCQDIGLSVGHPVSVTIAPEACRVLTA; from the coding sequence ATGACCGGACTTATTCTGGAAAACGTCGAGAAACACTATGGCTCGGCCTGCGCGGTAACGGACGTCAACCTGCACCTGCCAGAGGGCAAGCTGGTGTGCTTTCTCGGCCCATCGGGCTGCGGCAAGACCACCTTGCTGCGCATGATCGCGGGGCTGGAAACCCTCAGCGACGGCGAGATCCGCCTGGATGGCGAAGACATTGGCAACACCCCGGCGCACGAGCGCAACTTCGGCATGGTCTTCCAGTCGCTGGCGTTGTTTCCACATATGACGGTGGGCGAGAACATCGCCTATCCATTGAAGCTGCGCGGCGTCAGCAAGGCGGATCAGAAGGCGCGGGTCACTGAGTTGCTGCAGATGATCCAGTTGCAGCAGATGGTCGATCGTCCGGTCGCCAAGCTTTCCGGTGGCCAGCGTCAACGGGTGGCGATTGCCCGGGCGATCGCTTCGCACCCGAAAATCCTGCTGCTCGATGAGCCGCTGTCGGCGCTCGATGCCAAGTTGCGCGAATCCATGCAGGTGGAAATACGCCAGCTGCAGCAGCGACTCAACATCACCACCATTCTGGTCACCCATGATCAGCGTGAAGCCATGACCATGGCCGACATCGTCGTGGTGCTGGGCAATCATCGGGTGCAGCAGGTCGGGACACCGATCGAGATCTATCGCAACCCGGCCAACGAATTCGTCGCCGATTTCATCGGTACCGGGAATATCTTCCCGGCCACGGCCCTGGGCAATGGCCGGGTCAGCCTGCCGGGCGGCGATGCGCTCGAGGTGCCGATCTGCAGCAGCATTCAGGCAGGTTCCAGGATCAAGATGCTGGTTCGCCCGGAGGACCTGCAACTGTCCTCGGCGCAGGCTTCAGCGGGTAATCGTCTGCTGGGCACAGTGACCTTCGTACGCGATATCGGCGCGACCATCGAAACCACCATTGATTGTTCCGGGGTCTCGCTGACGGCGTTGAGCACGCCTTGCCAGGATATCGGGTTGAGCGTTGGGCACCCGGTCTCGGTCACCATCGCGCCTGAGGCGTGTCGTGTTCTGACGGCTTGA
- a CDS encoding ABC transporter permease gives MSSRSKSLFRFQPTLPGDTGRFAGILSGFILLLAVLPILTMIVMSFSGASNLDFPPSSYSLQWYEAAWKTFVSPDSSDVSSLGQAMSTSLLVSCLTMVLATLIAVPAAYALTRCEFRGKAMALQLMSLPLVFPMVVLGLALLLVFDSLPFHMTTSRLVIAHVILALPFVVKNCTAAMMSIGTEVEEAAQMLGASPLRAIVDVVVPLMKSGILAGMLLAFIVSFNEFTVTYFLYTIDVMTVPIWMYSRTVSSLDPTVFSFAVLIVLIDFVLIWALEKLVGEGGVSF, from the coding sequence ATGAGCAGCCGATCGAAAAGCCTGTTCCGTTTCCAGCCGACCCTGCCCGGTGATACCGGTCGTTTCGCCGGCATCCTTTCAGGGTTCATCCTGCTGTTGGCGGTGCTGCCGATCCTGACGATGATCGTCATGTCGTTCAGTGGCGCCTCGAACCTGGACTTTCCGCCAAGCAGCTACAGCCTGCAGTGGTACGAAGCGGCCTGGAAAACCTTCGTATCACCGGACAGCAGTGACGTCTCGAGCCTGGGCCAGGCGATGAGCACCAGCCTGCTGGTGTCCTGCCTGACCATGGTATTGGCGACACTGATCGCCGTGCCCGCGGCGTACGCGCTGACCCGCTGTGAATTTCGCGGCAAGGCCATGGCGCTGCAACTGATGTCGTTGCCACTGGTGTTCCCGATGGTGGTGCTGGGCCTGGCGCTGCTGCTGGTATTCGACAGCTTGCCCTTCCATATGACCACCTCGCGGCTGGTGATTGCCCACGTCATTCTGGCGCTGCCTTTCGTGGTCAAAAACTGCACGGCGGCGATGATGTCCATCGGCACCGAAGTCGAAGAGGCTGCGCAGATGCTCGGCGCATCACCGCTGCGGGCCATTGTTGATGTGGTTGTGCCGTTGATGAAATCCGGGATTCTGGCCGGGATGCTGTTGGCGTTCATCGTCTCGTTCAACGAGTTCACCGTGACCTATTTCCTCTACACCATCGATGTGATGACCGTGCCGATCTGGATGTACAGCCGCACCGTTTCATCGCTGGACCCGACTGTGTTCTCGTTCGCCGTGCTGATCGTGCTGATCGACTTCGTCCTGATCTGGGCGTTGGAGAAGCTGGTTGGCGAAGGTGGCGTTTCGTTCTGA
- a CDS encoding ABC transporter permease — MQHPNLTRSVGEAPVRPARAISPTARAWFFLSPSMLFLAVLIAASLLVLRMSVGTKGAEWTGFSLASYAQLLEPYYLKSLLLTLRLALISAVIAVLLAIPVAYTMSRLQSPLLRRVFLAAVLLPLLVNLLLQSYGWLVILGPAGMLNQALMGLGLIKRPVMMLYNQNGVLMGLVQTAFPLAVLPIASAMRGVSRSFEEAAATLGASRLQVFRQVVLPMSLPGIITGATLVFAYNASSFVVPLLLGGRRVPMLAVMVHDQIAPLMNWPAASAAGVVLIVTTLLIMTFSEYITGRRRRMLEASQ, encoded by the coding sequence ATGCAGCATCCCAATCTGACCCGCTCGGTCGGCGAGGCGCCCGTGCGCCCGGCCCGGGCGATTTCGCCGACGGCGCGCGCCTGGTTTTTCCTCTCGCCGTCGATGTTGTTTCTCGCCGTGCTGATCGCAGCCAGCTTGCTGGTACTGCGCATGAGCGTCGGTACCAAGGGCGCGGAATGGACCGGGTTCAGCCTGGCCAGCTATGCGCAGCTGCTCGAACCCTATTACCTGAAATCCTTGCTGCTGACCCTGCGTCTGGCCTTGATCAGCGCAGTGATCGCCGTGCTGTTGGCCATTCCGGTGGCTTACACCATGTCGCGTTTGCAATCGCCGCTGCTGCGGCGGGTATTCCTCGCCGCCGTGCTGTTGCCGCTGCTGGTCAACCTGCTGCTGCAAAGCTACGGCTGGCTGGTGATTCTCGGCCCGGCCGGGATGCTCAATCAGGCGCTGATGGGGCTCGGCCTGATCAAGCGGCCAGTGATGATGCTGTACAACCAGAACGGTGTTTTGATGGGCCTGGTCCAGACCGCGTTCCCGCTGGCGGTATTGCCGATTGCCAGCGCCATGCGTGGCGTATCGCGCAGCTTCGAGGAGGCCGCCGCGACCCTGGGCGCCAGCCGCTTGCAGGTGTTCCGTCAGGTCGTGCTGCCAATGAGTCTGCCGGGAATCATTACCGGCGCGACCCTGGTGTTCGCCTATAACGCCAGCAGCTTCGTCGTGCCATTGCTGCTCGGTGGCCGGCGCGTGCCGATGCTGGCGGTGATGGTCCATGACCAGATCGCACCGCTGATGAACTGGCCCGCGGCCTCGGCTGCCGGCGTGGTGCTGATCGTCACCACCCTGCTGATCATGACCTTCTCCGAATACATCACTGGCCGTCGCCGCCGCATGCTGGAGGCTTCGCAATGA
- a CDS encoding extracellular solute-binding protein, which translates to MGQHDLNRRQFIKTVGVASVVAASMSMPFIHAKASDTKFQGKTLRLLTWSDDTGLAALRNIAATFEAKTGAKVIADRTGSTSEMVAKLKAGGDRPQYDIITLAGVGAEGLASAGLLEKPDLNRIPNLVDVPEKYRTGANGHGIGYLLWCNSLIYSTRTVKEVPTSYAALWDQDLASNLFLPPPNWTEAMDLIIIAAKLAGGDEHNIEPGFKKLEELKDRVMTLGENPNQIAELFRTGSLDMGGLYAPAFFPKQIRDPNYGLGATFGMKEGFYTDLMLSVMPKNRPGDTDLTYAFIDHSLDPLVQGKMAEDIFNGPVNAKAIISAEARKSPYILTPEQIADKAIMHDNAFLASVHDQWIRRYTEIFSS; encoded by the coding sequence ATGGGCCAGCATGATCTGAACAGAAGGCAGTTCATCAAAACCGTGGGCGTGGCTTCGGTTGTCGCAGCTTCCATGTCCATGCCTTTCATCCACGCCAAGGCCAGCGACACCAAATTCCAGGGCAAAACCCTGCGCCTGCTGACCTGGTCCGATGACACGGGGCTGGCTGCACTGCGCAATATCGCCGCGACCTTCGAAGCCAAGACCGGCGCCAAGGTCATCGCCGACCGTACCGGCAGCACCTCGGAGATGGTCGCCAAGCTGAAGGCCGGGGGCGATCGCCCACAATACGACATCATCACCCTGGCTGGCGTCGGCGCAGAAGGCCTGGCCAGTGCCGGCCTGCTGGAAAAGCCCGACCTCAACCGCATTCCCAACCTGGTCGACGTGCCGGAGAAATACCGGACCGGCGCCAATGGCCATGGCATCGGCTATCTGCTCTGGTGCAACAGCCTGATCTACAGCACCCGCACCGTCAAAGAAGTGCCGACCAGCTACGCCGCACTGTGGGATCAGGACCTGGCCAGCAACCTGTTCCTGCCGCCACCGAACTGGACCGAGGCCATGGACCTGATCATCATCGCCGCCAAGCTGGCCGGTGGTGACGAACACAACATCGAGCCTGGCTTCAAAAAGCTCGAAGAGCTCAAGGATCGGGTCATGACCCTGGGCGAAAACCCCAACCAGATTGCCGAGCTGTTCCGCACCGGCTCGCTGGATATGGGTGGCCTGTACGCACCGGCCTTCTTCCCGAAACAGATCCGTGACCCGAATTACGGCCTGGGCGCGACCTTCGGCATGAAGGAAGGTTTCTACACCGACCTGATGCTCTCGGTCATGCCGAAAAATCGCCCGGGCGACACCGACCTGACCTATGCCTTCATCGACCACTCCCTCGACCCACTGGTGCAGGGCAAGATGGCCGAAGACATTTTCAACGGCCCGGTCAACGCCAAGGCGATCATCTCCGCCGAAGCGCGCAAGAGCCCTTACATCCTCACGCCCGAGCAGATTGCCGACAAGGCGATCATGCACGACAACGCCTTCCTGGCGAGCGTCCACGATCAGTGGATTCGCCGCTACACAGAAATCTTCTCTTCCTGA
- a CDS encoding aldehyde dehydrogenase family protein: MLNLPQVLPGIYIDGTWLQGNQPLNVVNPSTEQPLALVAGADHEVVGQAVAAAQQAFAGWSATTGAERAGYLRAIASGVQARRERLIELQSSNNGKPLFEAAIDVDDVIATFAYYAELAEALDAKQDSPVALPSEDFTARLRREPCGVVGLIVPWNFPMVTTAWKLAPALAAGCCVVLKPSEVTPLPELELAAIIAQCGLPKGVFNLVCGTGLAVGAPLAADPRIARISFTGSNAVGVQVMQRAAETVKGVSLELGGKSSLLVLEDADLDLAVELASGGGFFNAGQMCSATSRVLVADALFESFLERLKARAESIKVGDPFADGTEMGALVNQAQYQRVLGHIDRGLNAGARLVCGGQRPENTPHGYFLRPAVFTDVPLDSALWCEEIFGPVLCVRRFGSEAEAIARANDSEFGLVASVVGGDVANAERVANALQAGLVWINAPQVIFPQAAWGGYKQSSIGRELGPWGLQAFQEIKHVIRAV, encoded by the coding sequence ATGCTGAATCTCCCCCAGGTCCTGCCCGGCATCTATATCGACGGTACCTGGTTGCAGGGCAACCAGCCGTTGAACGTGGTCAATCCGAGCACCGAACAGCCCCTGGCGCTGGTCGCCGGTGCCGATCATGAAGTGGTGGGCCAGGCCGTGGCTGCCGCGCAACAGGCGTTTGCCGGTTGGTCGGCAACCACTGGCGCAGAGCGCGCGGGCTACTTGCGAGCCATTGCCAGCGGCGTCCAGGCACGCCGCGAGCGGTTGATCGAGCTGCAATCGAGCAACAACGGCAAGCCGCTTTTCGAGGCGGCGATCGATGTCGATGACGTCATCGCCACCTTTGCTTACTACGCCGAGCTGGCTGAAGCGTTGGATGCCAAACAGGACAGCCCCGTAGCCCTGCCCAGTGAAGACTTTACCGCTCGCTTGCGCCGCGAACCCTGTGGTGTGGTCGGTTTGATCGTGCCATGGAACTTCCCCATGGTCACCACCGCCTGGAAACTTGCACCCGCACTGGCCGCCGGCTGCTGCGTGGTGCTCAAGCCGTCGGAAGTAACACCCCTGCCCGAGTTGGAACTGGCGGCAATCATCGCGCAATGCGGCCTGCCCAAGGGCGTGTTCAACCTGGTCTGCGGCACAGGCCTGGCCGTTGGCGCGCCGCTGGCAGCGGACCCTCGGATCGCCAGGATTTCCTTTACCGGCAGCAATGCGGTCGGTGTCCAGGTCATGCAGCGCGCCGCGGAAACCGTGAAGGGCGTGAGCCTGGAACTGGGCGGCAAGTCCTCCTTGCTGGTGCTTGAAGACGCCGACCTCGATCTGGCCGTGGAGCTGGCCAGCGGTGGCGGATTCTTCAATGCCGGGCAGATGTGTTCGGCGACCAGCCGGGTCCTGGTCGCCGACGCGCTGTTCGAATCCTTCCTCGAGCGACTCAAGGCCCGCGCCGAATCGATCAAGGTCGGCGATCCATTCGCCGACGGCACCGAGATGGGGGCGCTGGTCAACCAGGCTCAATATCAGCGGGTGCTGGGGCATATCGATCGCGGCCTGAACGCTGGTGCGCGCCTGGTATGCGGCGGTCAGCGCCCCGAGAACACGCCACACGGATATTTTTTACGGCCTGCGGTCTTCACCGACGTGCCCCTGGACAGTGCACTGTGGTGTGAGGAGATCTTTGGCCCGGTGCTTTGCGTACGCCGTTTCGGCAGCGAAGCCGAAGCGATCGCGCGGGCCAACGACAGCGAGTTCGGCCTGGTGGCCAGCGTGGTCGGCGGCGACGTGGCGAACGCTGAGCGCGTCGCCAATGCGCTCCAGGCGGGGCTGGTGTGGATCAACGCGCCGCAGGTGATTTTCCCGCAGGCGGCCTGGGGCGGCTACAAGCAGAGCAGCATCGGCCGCGAGCTGGGCCCGTGGGGCCTGCAGGCTTTCCAGGAAATCAAACACGTTATCCGAGCTGTCTAG
- a CDS encoding 5-guanidino-2-oxopentanoate decarboxylase, protein MATCGEVLVKLLERYGVDQVFGIPGVHTVELYRGLARSTIEHVTPRHEQGAGFMADGYARTSGKPGVCFIITGPGMTNITTAMGQAYADSIPMLVISSVQSRNQLGGGRGKLHELPAQGALVAGVAAFSHTLMSADDLPVVLARAFAVFQGARPRPVHIEIPLDVLVEQADHLLASEPVNVARAGAAPAAVAQMASLLAGAQRPLILAGGGSIDAAAALTRLAEQLQAPVALTINAKGMLPSAHPLLIGSTQSLVATRKLVREADVVLAIGTELGETDYDVTFAGGFEIPGTLLRIDIDPDQTVRNYPPKVALVADAEVATEALLTALAGLTLPARRADWGATRAAALRKKVQATFDENMRGQTVFLQTILQELPEAVLVGDSTQPVYTGNVTLELEHPRRWFNASTGYGTLGYALPAAIGAWLGRSPERKERGPVVCLIGDGGLQFTLPELASAVEAKIPVIVLLWNNQGYEEIKKYMVNRAIEPVGVDIYTPDFIGVAKALGCAAEAVDGVEALRAALRQACDRTLPTLIEIDQATWMKGVSAC, encoded by the coding sequence ATGGCTACTTGCGGCGAAGTACTGGTAAAACTCCTCGAGCGTTATGGTGTCGACCAAGTGTTTGGCATTCCTGGCGTGCATACCGTCGAGCTGTATCGCGGGCTTGCCCGTTCGACGATCGAGCATGTCACGCCACGCCACGAGCAAGGCGCCGGGTTCATGGCTGACGGTTATGCACGCACCAGTGGCAAGCCCGGCGTGTGCTTCATCATCACCGGCCCAGGCATGACCAACATCACCACAGCCATGGGCCAGGCCTATGCCGACTCGATCCCGATGCTGGTGATCTCCAGCGTGCAGTCGCGCAACCAATTGGGCGGCGGACGCGGCAAGCTCCACGAGCTGCCGGCCCAGGGCGCCCTGGTGGCCGGTGTCGCGGCGTTCTCCCACACCCTGATGAGCGCCGATGACCTGCCGGTGGTGCTGGCACGGGCATTTGCCGTATTCCAGGGCGCGCGTCCACGCCCGGTGCACATTGAAATCCCGCTGGATGTGCTGGTTGAACAGGCCGATCACCTGCTCGCCAGCGAGCCGGTCAACGTGGCCCGTGCCGGTGCAGCACCGGCCGCTGTCGCCCAGATGGCCAGCCTGCTCGCCGGCGCACAGCGTCCATTGATCCTGGCCGGTGGCGGCTCGATCGATGCCGCCGCCGCTTTGACCCGCCTGGCCGAGCAACTGCAGGCGCCGGTCGCCCTGACCATCAATGCCAAGGGCATGCTGCCGTCGGCGCACCCCTTGCTGATCGGCTCGACACAATCGCTGGTGGCAACCCGCAAACTGGTCCGCGAAGCCGACGTGGTGCTGGCGATCGGTACCGAGCTGGGCGAGACCGACTATGACGTGACCTTCGCCGGTGGCTTCGAAATTCCCGGCACCTTGCTGCGCATCGATATCGACCCGGACCAGACCGTGCGCAACTACCCGCCGAAAGTCGCCCTGGTGGCCGACGCCGAAGTCGCCACCGAGGCGCTGCTCACTGCCCTGGCCGGCCTGACGCTGCCGGCACGCCGTGCCGACTGGGGCGCTACGCGGGCAGCGGCCTTGCGCAAGAAAGTGCAGGCAACCTTCGACGAGAACATGCGTGGCCAGACGGTTTTCCTGCAAACCATCCTGCAGGAATTGCCCGAAGCGGTGCTGGTCGGCGACTCGACCCAACCAGTCTACACCGGCAACGTGACCCTGGAGCTTGAGCACCCACGTCGTTGGTTCAACGCCTCGACCGGTTACGGCACCCTTGGTTACGCCTTGCCTGCCGCCATTGGCGCCTGGCTGGGGCGCAGCCCGGAGCGCAAGGAGCGTGGCCCGGTGGTCTGCCTGATCGGTGACGGCGGCCTGCAGTTCACCTTGCCGGAACTGGCCAGTGCGGTGGAGGCGAAGATTCCGGTCATCGTCCTGCTGTGGAACAACCAGGGCTACGAAGAAATCAAGAAGTACATGGTCAACCGCGCCATCGAGCCGGTAGGCGTGGATATCTACACCCCGGACTTTATCGGTGTGGCCAAGGCACTGGGTTGCGCGGCCGAGGCGGTGGACGGTGTCGAAGCGCTGCGGGCGGCCTTGCGCCAGGCCTGCGACCGGACTCTGCCGACCTTGATCGAAATTGACCAGGCCACCTGGATGAAAGGGGTGTCGGCATGCTGA